In Gemmatimonadota bacterium, the following are encoded in one genomic region:
- a CDS encoding NADH-quinone oxidoreductase subunit M: MTELPFLSLIIWLPVLGAVLLLFVKGDTAARWVGFGVSALVLVLFAVCFGAFKEHVGEPQFVERMPWIESLGVSYHVGADGISILLAGITALMWPLALLGTWTIVSERVRAYQVFMLLMETTLMGVFFSLDLFLFFLFWEGMLIPMYFLIGIWGYENSARAALKFFLFAVFGSLLMLAAVITLAFLHHQAHDVLTFEMAALYQLSIPPEAQFWLALAFIAAFAVKVPMVPFHTWLPDAIVLAVVLVKMAAYGFIRLTLPLFPDALTELAPLMCAVAAAGIVYGALIALAQSDIRRMIAYSTISHAGFVVLGVFALNQHGIQGAVVHIVSLALSTGGLFLAAMMLVQRRNTWDMEAYGGLWHTIPVFSAFLLVFTLASVGLPGLSSFVGEFLILVGVFQQNILIAAVAATGIILAAVYMLRMYRKVVFGPLTREENRGIRDLSFRETAVLACMTLFIIWIGVYPNPFLRTMEASVQKLLVQTHRLAETPPAGVVPISIESMTPAMDPAGPADPAGTDANSEISQDTR, from the coding sequence ATGACGGAACTGCCCTTCCTGTCCCTCATCATCTGGCTGCCGGTCCTCGGTGCCGTCCTGCTCCTCTTCGTCAAAGGGGACACGGCCGCCCGGTGGGTGGGATTCGGCGTTTCGGCCCTGGTGCTCGTGCTCTTCGCGGTCTGCTTCGGCGCCTTCAAGGAGCACGTGGGCGAACCACAGTTCGTGGAGCGCATGCCCTGGATCGAATCCCTTGGCGTGTCCTATCACGTCGGTGCGGACGGGATCAGCATCCTTCTCGCCGGGATCACCGCGCTCATGTGGCCCCTGGCCCTGCTCGGCACCTGGACGATCGTGAGCGAACGGGTCCGGGCCTACCAGGTGTTCATGCTGCTGATGGAAACCACCCTGATGGGCGTGTTCTTCTCCCTCGACCTGTTCCTGTTCTTCCTCTTCTGGGAAGGCATGCTGATCCCCATGTACTTCCTGATCGGCATCTGGGGTTACGAAAACAGCGCCCGGGCGGCCCTGAAGTTCTTCCTGTTCGCCGTGTTCGGCAGCCTGCTCATGCTGGCCGCGGTCATCACGCTGGCCTTTCTCCATCACCAGGCACACGACGTCCTTACCTTCGAGATGGCGGCGCTTTACCAGCTGTCCATACCGCCGGAGGCCCAGTTCTGGCTCGCCCTCGCCTTCATCGCCGCCTTCGCTGTGAAGGTGCCCATGGTGCCCTTTCACACATGGTTGCCCGATGCCATCGTCCTCGCCGTGGTGCTCGTCAAGATGGCGGCCTACGGGTTCATTCGCCTGACCCTTCCGCTGTTTCCCGATGCCCTCACCGAGTTGGCGCCCCTGATGTGCGCCGTGGCCGCGGCCGGGATCGTCTACGGCGCGCTGATCGCCCTGGCGCAATCGGATATCCGGCGGATGATCGCCTATTCGACAATCAGTCACGCGGGGTTCGTCGTGCTGGGCGTATTCGCCTTGAACCAGCACGGCATCCAGGGCGCGGTCGTCCACATCGTCAGCCTGGCGCTGTCCACGGGCGGACTGTTCCTGGCCGCCATGATGCTCGTCCAGCGCCGGAATACCTGGGACATGGAAGCGTACGGCGGGCTGTGGCACACGATACCGGTATTCTCCGCTTTCCTGCTCGTGTTTACCCTGGCCTCCGTGGGACTTCCGGGCCTTAGCAGTTTCGTCGGGGAGTTTCTCATACTGGTCGGCGTGTTTCAGCAGAATATCCTGATCGCGGCCGTCGCGGCCACGGGGATCATACTGGCGGCCGTCTACATGCTCAGGATGTACCGCAAGGTGGTCTTCGGCCCGTTGACGCGGGAGGAGAACCGGGGGATCAGGGACCTGTCGTTCCGGGAGACGGCCGTGCTTGCCTGCATGACGCTGTTCATCATCTGGATCGGGGTGTATCCCAATCCTTTCTTAAGGACCATGGAGGCTTCGGTGCAGAAGCTGCTTGTCCAGACCCATCGACTCGCCGAGACGCCACCGGCCGGAGTCGTACCCATTTCCATTGAATCGATGACGCCGGCGATGGATCCGGCTGGCCCCGCGGACCCGGCCGGCACGGACGCCAACTCTGAAATCAGCCAGGATACGCGATGA
- a CDS encoding NADH-quinone oxidoreductase subunit N, whose product MNSALPAIDLYAVMPQIVLVSAATVVLIVGLFERFRKGIPYLSLLLLAVSGIFAVNQLGRGPVAFSDTSPMMVMDDFSLVATLVFIAGAVLTVLISISYAEARSIDRGEYYALLIYAVSGMSMMAASTDLFTFFLGLEVLSISLYVLIGFEQRDAGSNEGALKYFLLGAFASGFILYGMALLYGASGSTEYEAIARTLGGERSDAVNLLLLGGLGLLLVGIGFKISMVPFHAWTPDVYQGAPTPVAAFLSTGSKAAAFVVLIRLLGSVFPGLQMEWIPLISVLAVLTIAVGNVVALVQTNLKRLLAYSSIAHAGYMLLPLMAVSPDSQDGSASIVFYLIVYTAMNLGAFGVLAVLSARGAPCATLDDLAGLGSRRPLLAAIMAIVMFSLAGIPPTAGFMAKFYLFSALVYGGYVELAVIGLLFSGVSLYYYLRVVVWMYMRPAAEMPAEAAGRLSYSGMTALCLSALAILAVGVFPSELLQLAELAVMTLP is encoded by the coding sequence ATGAATTCGGCCCTGCCCGCCATAGACCTCTACGCAGTGATGCCGCAGATCGTGCTCGTGTCCGCCGCGACCGTGGTCCTGATCGTCGGCCTGTTCGAACGGTTTCGCAAGGGGATCCCCTACCTTTCCCTGCTGCTCCTGGCGGTATCCGGCATCTTTGCCGTGAACCAGTTGGGCCGGGGACCCGTCGCCTTCTCGGATACGTCGCCCATGATGGTGATGGACGACTTCAGCCTGGTGGCCACCCTGGTGTTCATCGCAGGCGCCGTGTTGACCGTATTGATCTCCATCTCCTATGCCGAAGCCCGTTCCATCGACCGCGGGGAGTACTACGCGCTGCTCATCTACGCCGTGTCCGGCATGAGCATGATGGCGGCGAGCACAGACCTCTTCACCTTTTTCCTGGGATTGGAAGTACTCTCCATTTCGCTTTACGTGCTGATCGGATTCGAACAGCGGGACGCCGGATCGAACGAGGGTGCGCTGAAGTACTTCCTGCTGGGTGCTTTCGCCAGCGGATTCATTCTCTACGGCATGGCCCTGCTCTACGGCGCGAGCGGCAGCACGGAGTACGAAGCCATCGCGCGCACGCTGGGCGGGGAGCGCAGCGACGCCGTGAATCTCCTGCTGCTCGGTGGATTGGGCCTGCTCCTGGTCGGGATCGGTTTCAAGATCTCCATGGTCCCGTTCCACGCCTGGACGCCGGACGTTTACCAGGGGGCGCCGACTCCTGTCGCGGCCTTTCTGTCCACCGGTTCCAAGGCGGCCGCCTTCGTGGTGTTGATCCGGCTGCTCGGTTCGGTTTTTCCCGGTCTGCAGATGGAATGGATCCCGCTGATCTCTGTGCTGGCGGTGCTCACGATCGCCGTCGGCAACGTCGTGGCGCTGGTCCAGACGAACTTGAAAAGGCTGCTGGCCTACTCGAGCATCGCCCATGCCGGCTACATGCTGCTGCCGCTTATGGCGGTCAGCCCGGACAGCCAGGACGGCAGCGCGAGCATCGTCTTCTATCTGATCGTATACACGGCGATGAACCTGGGCGCCTTCGGGGTACTGGCCGTGCTTTCCGCCCGAGGAGCGCCCTGCGCGACCCTGGACGACCTGGCCGGCCTGGGCAGCCGTCGTCCATTGCTCGCCGCGATCATGGCCATTGTCATGTTTTCCCTGGCCGGCATTCCGCCTACGGCCGGGTTCATGGCCAAGTTCTACCTCTTCAGCGCGCTGGTGTACGGAGGTTACGTGGAACTGGCCGTGATCGGCCTGCTGTTCAGCGGGGTGTCGCTGTACTACTACCTCCGCGTCGTAGTTTGGATGTACATGCGGCCCGCAGCCGAAATGCCGGCCGAAGCGGCCGGCCGCCTGTCCTACAGCGGCATGACCGCGCTTTGCCTCTCCGCCCTGGCCATCCTGGCCGTAGGCGTTTTCCCCTCCGAATTGCTTCAGCTGGCCGAGCTTGCGGTCATGACGCTGCCGTAA